The following DNA comes from Microbacterium foliorum.
CGGGCGCGAGACTCTCTGGGAGCAGGAAGATGCTGAGGATCGCGATCGTGAGAGCGACGGCCGCGGTGAGGAAGACCGGAAGCTGCAGGCTCACGGCCGCGAGGAGTCCGCCGATGGCGGGGCCGATCATCATGCCGATACCCGAGAGGGCACCGAGCAGGCCGAACCGCTGAGCGCGCTTCTCGGGAGGGGTGATGTCGGCGAGGTAGGCGAAGAGCGCCGGCAGGTCACCCGCGGTCACGCCCTGGATCACCCGGGCGAGGACCAAGACCCAGATCGCGCCCCCGATGCCGAAGAGCGCCATGGCGAATGCCGCGCCGAATGCCGCGGCGATGATCACCGGGCGTCGACCGAAGCGATCGGAGAGGCGACCGAGGAAGGGGGCGACCAGGAAGGCACACAGGCCGTTGATCGCTTCGAGCACGCCGACCCAGATCGCGAGATCCCCCTCGTGCGACACGTACTGCAGCACGACGAAGGGCAGGACGGGGAGTACGACGGTCATACCGATGACGGTGAGCATCGTGAGGACGATGAGCATGATCCAGGCGCGCTTGTCGCTGCGCGCGGGCGATGTTTTAGGTGAAGTCACTCCGAAACTGTATCAATACCAGTTTTGATGTCAAGCCGGTTCTGGATCCGATCCGCGATACCGTGGGGGCATGACGAACCCCGAGCCGCTCGGCCGCCGCGAACGCAAGAAGGCGGCCACCCGCAAGGCGATCTCCGACGTCGCGACGAAGATGTTCCTCGAGCGGGGGTTCGACAACGTCAGCATCCGCGAAGTGGCCGATGCTGCGGATGTCTCACCCACCACCGTGTTCGCGCATTTCCCGCAGAAGGAGGCGCTCGTGTTCGATGAGGACGACGAGCAGCGCGACCGGCTCGTCGCCGCCGTGCGCGACCGCCGGGACGGGATCACGATCAACCGGGCGATCCACGACTTCTACGCCACCGAGGTCGGCGCGAACATCGACGAGCACGGCGACGACGTGGCACGGATCTTCATCCGCTTCCTCAACGAGACTCCCGCCCTGCGCGACTATGCCGCGAAGATGTGGTTGCGACACGAGGACGCACTCGCCGCCGCGATCGCCGACGACCTCGGGCTCACCGAGCCGACGGCGGAGATCCGGGTATACTCGCGCTTCATCCTGCAGATGCTGCTGCTCGTGAACGAGCACGACGACCAGCTCGGAATCCTCGACGCAGGTTTCACGGTTCTCGAGAACGGGTGGGCGCCGGTGGAAGCGGGAATCGTCGAGAGCAACGGTCGATAGGCCCGTGACTCGGAGCAGGGCGTGAACTCCTACCGACCGGATGACTGGGACGCGAGCTCGGAGCATCCATCGACGATCCGCGCGCCGTACGTGATGGGAACGGGCGTGGTCACCGGCGAGGACACAGGAACCCGCCCTCTCTCTCCTCCGCACAGCCACCCTGACGCGATGCTCGCGTGGTGCTACCGAGGAACGGTCTGGGTGCAGCTGCGGGAGGCCATGTGGCGTCTCGCACCGGGGCAGGGGATCTGGATCCCCGCGCACACGCCGCACACCGCGCGGCACGAGCGCGACTCGACCGGGTGCTACACCTACATCGCCGACACCTCGCTCATCGCGCCGATCGACGCGGTCACTCAGGTGCTGGTGCCGCGAGCCGTGCAGGAGATGCTGCTGCACCTCGGCATCAACGACATGGCCACCGATCTGCGCGTGCGCATCCAGTCGGTGCTCATCGAGATGCTCCAGCATCCGTCCACGGGTGCCGCCGACGGCTGAGGCGAGGTGCCGATGCCGGCCGATGAGCGGGTGCGGCCACTCGTGCAGACGGTGCTCGCGGACCCGGGTGACCAGCGCAGCGGCCGCGACCTGCTCGTCGCCCACGGCCTGCATGAGCGCACGGTGCTGCGCATCTTCCAGAACGACGTCGGCATGACCTTCAGCAGGTGGCGCACAGGCGTGCGCATGACCCTCGCCGCTCGACTGATCGTCGACAACACCCCCATCGGCGCCGTCGCGCACCGCTGCGGATATGCCACCACGAGCGCGTTCTCGGCAGCGTTCAAAGAGAGGTTCGGGCTGACTCCGCGGCAGCACGTCGCACGCGTGCAGGCCGACCCCGCGCACCAGCTGTACTGGCGATGACGACTCCGCACTGATCCGGGAACTGTCAGATCTGCGACACAAGTCGTCTACCTGTCGACACTCGCCGCGCATTCCGCGTTCTAGCATCGAAGTGTTAGGGCATGCTTACCTAACTTCTCGCCGCGCGGACGCGGCATACCCCTCCCCCTTTCTCTGAAGGAGAATCATGACGCACGCTTCTGCGCGCCCGGAGACCCGGCGAGGTGCGGCGCTCGTCGCCGCAGCCCTCGCCGCGGCGCTCACCCTCGCCGGATGCTCGGCATCAGCCGACGCCGAAGGATCCGCCACCGCATCGGTGGACGGCGTGGTCATCGAGCACGCTCACGGTGAGACCGTCATCCCCGAGAAGCCGCAGCGCATCGTCACTCTGGGATGGATGACGCCCGACATCGTCGCCGCCCTCGGTACGAATCCGGTGGGCATGGAAGAGGTCTGGGGCGCGGACGAGAGCGGATACCAGCCCTGGTTCGAGGATTTCGTCACCGAGGAGTACGGCGAGACGCCCGAGATCATCCCCTTCACCGAGGACGGCCCCAACTACGAGGCGATCAAGGAGCTCAAGCCCGACCTCATCCTGAGCCTCTACTCGGGGGTCACCGACGTCGAGTACGAGCGTCTGACCGAGATCGCTCCGACCGTGCCCTACATCGAGCGGGCCTGGGACCCGAGCACGTGGGAGGACATGACCCGCACGATCGGCAAGGCGATGTCGGAAGACGAGAAGGCCGAGGAGCTGATCTCCGAGACCGAGGAGATGATCACCTCGCTCGCCGATGAGCACCCCGAGTTCGACGACAAGACGTTCGTCTGGGGCCTGACCCTGAACGAGGGCGGAACAGACCTCGGCGTCTACCTCGAGTACGACCCGCGTGTGCGCATCACCGAGGCTCTCGGGTTCACCTCGACGTCGGCGATGGACAGCTTCCTGGCGAGCGCTGAGGGAGACAACTGGTACACCGGCGTCAGCCTCGAGAGGCTCTACGACGTGCAGGCCGACCTGTTCGCAGCCTGGGGCGGCAGCGCCGCCGAGGGCGAGTACACGGTGGAGAACAAGGTCGTCTCCCGCTGGGAGCCCATCGAAGCGGGTTCGTACGTGATCTACGCCGACGATGCCGAGGCCTCCGCGATCAGCGCGCCGACCGTGCTGTCGCTGAAGTACATCCTGCCGAAGTACGTCGACGATCTCGCAGCCGCGCTGCAGGGCGAGCCGACCATCGCAGGCGAGTGACCGGAGAGATGTCCCTGGCGACGGAAGACGGCACGGACGTCTCGAACGCGGGCGCGGGGAGTCGTGCTGACGACTCCCCGCGTCGCACCGGCGCGTTGGCGGGTGGACTGGTCATCGCGGTGATCGTGCTGGCCGCCGCCGCCATCGCCTCGCTCGCGGTCGGCAATCGGGCGATCGGGCCTGCGATCGTCCTCCAGGCGCTCTTTGCCCACGACGACGAGAACCCCCTGCACCTGATGGTCAGGGAGCTGCGGGTGCCGCGCACCCTGCTCGGCATCGTCGTCGGCGCGGCCCTCGCCGTCTGCGGCGGGCTGATCCAGGCGTTCACACGCAACCCGCTGGCCGACCCCGGCATCCTCGGAGTCAATGCCGGCGCCTCGTTCGCCGTCACCTTCGCCGTGGGCGTGCTCGGGCTCACTGCACCCGGCGCCTATGTGCCGTTCGCCCTGCTCGGTGCGTTCGTGCTCACCGTGCTCGTCTACACGCTCGGCTCGTTCGGTCGATCCGGGGCGACGCCCATGAAGCTGACCCTCGCCGGAGTCGCGCTCGGCGCGGCCTTCACGGGCTTCACGACGGCGATCGTGCTGCGCGACCTCGGCACTCTGCAGGTCATGCGCTTCTGGGGGGTCGGATCCATCGGCGGCCGCACCCTCGACCAGCTCGCCTGGGCCGCACCGCTGATCGCTGTCGGCCTCGTCATCGGGCTGCTGTGCGCGCGTTCACTGAACGCCCTGGCACTGGGCGACGATCTGGCCCAATCGCTCGGAGCACGCGTGCGAGTCACGAGAGTGCTGGTCATCATCGCCGTCACCGTCCTCGCCGGCACGAGCGTCGCAGCCGCCGGCCCCATCGCGTTCGTCGGATTGATGATCCCGCACGTCGTGCGCTGGTTCACCGGGCCGGATCAGCGCTGGGTGCTGACCTACTCGATGGTCATCGGCCCGACCTTCCTGCTGGCGGCCGACATCCTCGGGCGCATCGTGCTGCCCAGCGGAGAGCTGCGCGTGGGCATCGTCACGGCACTCCTCGGAGCGCCGATCCTCATCGTCCTGGTGCGGCGCAGGCGGGTGAGCGGACTGTGAGCGTCGATCAGCGCCCCCTCGACCGGGCCGCCACCGACCGACGAACCTCCGAGTTCACGCCCGTCGACCACGGACGCCGGCTGCTGCGCATCGACACCGCGCGCATCGCCGCGCTCATCCCGGTGCGCTCGCTCGTCGTGTGCGCGGTGCTCGTCATCGTGATCGTCGCGGCCGGTCTCGCGTCGATGACCATCGGCGCCTACGAGGTCGACTTCCCCTCGGTCATCCGCGCGATCGTCGACCCGGCATCCGACCCCGACATCCGTCAGGTGGTGTTCGAGTGGCGGTTGCCCCGCGTGCTGTTCGCTGTGCTGTGCGGCGCCGCCCTCGCGCTCGCCGGCGGCATCTTCCAATCGCTCACCCGCAATCCGCTCGGCTCCCCCGACATCATCGGCTTCGGTGTCGGCGCCCAGTTCGGCGTGACGCTGATGATGGTCGTGCTCGAGCTGAACACCTACATGTTCAAAGCGGTCGGCGCACTCGTCGGCGGCCTGTTCACCGCCCTGCTCGTCTACGTGCTCGCCAGCAAGAACACCCTGTCGTCTTTCCGGCTCATCATCGTGGGAATCGGCGTCTCGGCAGGGCTCGGCTCCCTGACCTCGTGGATCCTGATCTCGGTCAGCGTCGAGAAGGCCATGATGGCGGCGACGTGGGGAGCGGGCTCGCTCGCGTCGCTCGGCTTCGATCAGCTCATCCCCGCCGCGATCGTCTTCGCCGTCGTCACGCTGGCATCCCTTCCCCTGAACCGCACCCTGCCGGTGCTCGAGATGGGCGACGACGCGGCGACCGCACTCGGGGTGAGTCCCGGGCGCACGAGGCTCGGCGCGATGGTGTTCGGAGTGGCGCTGGTGGCCCTCGTCACCGCGGCCGCCGGCCCCATCTCGTTCATCGCCCTCGCCGCCCCGCAGATCTCGCAACGACTCACCCGCTCGAACACCCCGATGGGCACCGCTCCGGTGATGCTGACCGGCGCCGCGCTCGTGGTGGTGTCGGATGCCGTCGCCCAGCTCGTCGCCGTGCCGGTGGGCGTGGTGACCGTGTCGGTGGGCGGCCTCTACCTCGCCTGGCTGCTCGCCGCTCAGTACGCGCGCCGCACCTGAAAGGACCCCGATGACCACCTCTCTCCTGGCCCGTGACATCACCCTGAGCTACGGCGACACCCCCATCGTCTCGGGGTTGTCGCTGCAGGTTCCGGACGACTCGTTCACGATCATCATCGGCCCGAACGCGTGCGGCAAGTCGACTCTCCTGCGCGGATTCGCGCGGCTGTTGCGCCCGAGCACCGGCGCCGTGCTGCTCGACGGCGCCGAACTGCGCACGCTCAAGCCGAAGGAGGCCGCGCGCCGGCTCGGGCTGCTGCCCCAGTCGTCGATCGCGCCGGACGGCATCACGGTCGCCGACCTCGTGGGGCGCGGGCGGTTCCCGCATCAGAGCGCCCTGCGCACCTGGAGCACTGCCGACGAGCGAGCGGTGTCGGAGGCGATGGCGGCGACCGGGGTCACCGACCTCTCGCGCCGACTCGTCGACGAACTCTCGGGCGGTCAGCGCCAGCGGGTCTGGGTCGCGATGGCCCTCGCACAGCAGACGAAGCACCTGCTGCTCGATGAGCCGACGACCTTCCTCGACATCGCGCACCAGATCGACCTGATGGAGCTGTTCGCCGACCTGCACCGCAGCGGCACGACCCTGGTCGCGGTGCTGCACGACCTCAACCATGCCGCGCGCTATGCGACGCATCTCGTGGCCATGCGTGACGGCGAGATCGTGGCGCAGGGCGATCCGCGCGAGATCATCACCGCCGAACTCGTCGAGGCCGTGTACGACCTGCCCTGCCGCGTGATCACCGATCCGGTCGCCGGAACACCGCTCGTGCTGCCACTCGGACGACGCACGCCATGACGGTCACTCCCCGAAGGCTCTTCGCGATCGCGCTCACCTCGCAGGGCCGAGGACTCACGCTGACCGCGGCGACGACGCTGCTCGTGGTCCATTCCCTCGCCGAGGCCACGATCCCGGTGCTGATCGGCGCCACGATCGACCGCGCCGTGCTGCCGTCCGATCCCCTGGCGCTCGCGCTCTGGCTCGGCGTGCTGGCCGGCACCTTCCTGGTGCTGACCGCGAGCTACCAGGCGGCCGCCCGCCTGATGGTCGGCGTGTACGGATACGGCGAGCAGGCGCTCCGGCACCTCACCCTGTCGCGGATGCTGCGCCCCCGCCTCTCTCGACGAGCAGTGACTCCGGGCGAGGCGCTGACCTTCGTCACCTCCGACACGTATCGGGTCGCCGGGGTCGCCTGGTCGGTCGCTCAGCAGTGCGCGACGATCGCTGCGATCATCGGCGCAGCGCTGGCCATGCTGGTGATCTCGCCGATCGCGACGCTCGTCGTCTTCGCATCGACCGTCGCGATGATGGGGGTGATGCGGATGGTCTCCCGTCCGCTCGAGCGTCGGGGCTCGGTGGAGCAGCATGCGGCGACCGAGGCTGGCGCCGTCGCCGCCGACTTCATGGCGGGATTCCGCGTGCTCGTCGGCATCGGAGCCCGCGAGGAGGCTGTGCGGCGCCATGTCGCGGCCAGCGACACGAGTCGGATCGCCGCGACTGCGGCCGGGCGATCGCTCGCCTCATACGAGGCCGTCAGCTCCCTGCTCGCCGCGGTGGCCACCACCGCGCTCGCGGGGCTGTCGGCCTGGTTCGCCGCCGAGGGTCAGATCAGCATCGGCGAGCTGGTGACCGTGCTCGGTCTCGCGCAGTTCCTCAGCGGATCCCTCGCCCACGCCGGGTCGTTCCCGTCGAACTGGATCCACAAGCTCGCCTCGGCAAAACGCCTTGCCGAGATGATCAATGCCGACGACCTGCTCGACGCACCGTCGGCGGCACCGCCGCTCGACGGTGAGCGCGAGGTCGTGAACCGAGCCGCGAACGGGGTCGCACTGGCGTTCCGACCTGGCCCCGAAGGGTCCGAGCGCATCGAGGTGCGCACGGGCGAACTGCTCGGCATCCGCCCCTCCGACAGCGACACGGCGCGTGCTCTCTCGCGCCTGCTCGGCCTGCGGATCCCACCCGAGCGGGGCAGGGTCTCGGTCTCTGTCGACGGCACGCTGCGCGATCTGAGGGACCTGGATGCCGCGGACTACCGTCGACATGTCGTCGCGCTGCCGCACCGCCACACGATCACCACCGGCACGCTGCGTGAGGCCGTGCGCGGGCAGGGAGCCGCCGACGATCCGCAGCCCGACCTCATCGGGGCGGCTGCGCTGCGCGACACGATCGCCGAGGCCGGCGGGTGGCACGCGCAGGTCGGCGAGTCGGGCAGACGACTCTCGGGTGGTCAGCGTCAGCGCATCGGGATCGCACGGGCACTGCACACCGACGCCGCAGTCGTGGTGCTCGATGAGCCGACGTCGGCCGTCGATGCGATCACCGAGGCGCACATCGCTCGAGCCCTCTCACAGCTCGACCGGACGACCATCGTGATCAGCACCTCGCCGACTCTGCTCGCCGCCTGCGACCGGGTCGTCGACCTTTCGGATGAAGGATCGGAAGCCCGCCATGACTGACGCTCAGACCCCGCTGCTTCCGATCGCGACCGGCGCCAGGGTGCTCATTGTCATCAGGATGCTGCTGCGCCGGCACCGACGGCGATCGGTGGGCACAGCGCTGCTCTTCCTCGCGGCATCCGCTCTGGGCGTGGTGCTGCCCGCGTGCCTCGGCCGGATCGTCGACGCCGTCTCGACCGATGCCGGCATCGCGGTCGTCGTCGGCTGGGTGGCCGGCGCGGGTGCCGGGGCGATCGCCGCCGCGCTGGTGATGCTGTGGGCCGCGCGCGTGCTGACGGGGCTGGTGCAGGATGTGCTGGCCGATCTGCGCGAAGACGTGTTCGCGTCGGCGATGCGCCTGCCGGTGAGCACGGTCGACGACGGAGAGACCGCCGATCTGCTCTCCCGGGTCACGGGTGACGTCGACGCGGTGGCCGAGGCCGGCGGCGATGTCGTGCCGGTGCTGCTGTCGGCGGGCTTCGCCATCGGAGTCTCCCTGGTCGCCCTGACCGCGCTCGATCCATGGCTCGCCCTCGCGGGGATCGCGAGCGTGCCGTTCTATCTGCTCGGCACCCGGGCGTTCCTGCGACGCTCACGTGTGGTGTTCCGCGAGGTTCGGGTGCGCGAGGCAGCGCGCAGTCAGGCCGTGCTCGAGGCCGTGGAGGGCATCGAGACCCTGACCGCACTCAACGAGCAGGACCACGCACTGCAGCGCGTCAGCACGCGGGCGGAGGATTCGATCCGCACGCAGATCGAGGGCGTGCGTGTGCGCAACCGTCTCTTCCGCTGGCTCAACGGCGGAGAGCTGGTCGGTCTGGGGGCGATCCTCGCCGCCGGGTTCGTGCTGCAGGCGAACGGCGCGATCACCGTCGGCATGGTCACGACGGCCGCCCTGCTGTTCCACCGGCTGTTCGATCCGGTCGGCCAGCTCATCTTCGGCCTCGACGACATCCAACGGGCGGCGATCGGACTCGCACGACTCGTCGGCGTGATCGACCTGGCGCCCGGGAAGTC
Coding sequences within:
- a CDS encoding TetR/AcrR family transcriptional regulator, with product MTNPEPLGRRERKKAATRKAISDVATKMFLERGFDNVSIREVADAADVSPTTVFAHFPQKEALVFDEDDEQRDRLVAAVRDRRDGITINRAIHDFYATEVGANIDEHGDDVARIFIRFLNETPALRDYAAKMWLRHEDALAAAIADDLGLTEPTAEIRVYSRFILQMLLLVNEHDDQLGILDAGFTVLENGWAPVEAGIVESNGR
- a CDS encoding cupin domain-containing protein; its protein translation is MNSYRPDDWDASSEHPSTIRAPYVMGTGVVTGEDTGTRPLSPPHSHPDAMLAWCYRGTVWVQLREAMWRLAPGQGIWIPAHTPHTARHERDSTGCYTYIADTSLIAPIDAVTQVLVPRAVQEMLLHLGINDMATDLRVRIQSVLIEMLQHPSTGAADG
- a CDS encoding helix-turn-helix transcriptional regulator, translating into MPADERVRPLVQTVLADPGDQRSGRDLLVAHGLHERTVLRIFQNDVGMTFSRWRTGVRMTLAARLIVDNTPIGAVAHRCGYATTSAFSAAFKERFGLTPRQHVARVQADPAHQLYWR
- a CDS encoding ABC transporter substrate-binding protein, with the protein product MTHASARPETRRGAALVAAALAAALTLAGCSASADAEGSATASVDGVVIEHAHGETVIPEKPQRIVTLGWMTPDIVAALGTNPVGMEEVWGADESGYQPWFEDFVTEEYGETPEIIPFTEDGPNYEAIKELKPDLILSLYSGVTDVEYERLTEIAPTVPYIERAWDPSTWEDMTRTIGKAMSEDEKAEELISETEEMITSLADEHPEFDDKTFVWGLTLNEGGTDLGVYLEYDPRVRITEALGFTSTSAMDSFLASAEGDNWYTGVSLERLYDVQADLFAAWGGSAAEGEYTVENKVVSRWEPIEAGSYVIYADDAEASAISAPTVLSLKYILPKYVDDLAAALQGEPTIAGE
- a CDS encoding FecCD family ABC transporter permease codes for the protein MSLATEDGTDVSNAGAGSRADDSPRRTGALAGGLVIAVIVLAAAAIASLAVGNRAIGPAIVLQALFAHDDENPLHLMVRELRVPRTLLGIVVGAALAVCGGLIQAFTRNPLADPGILGVNAGASFAVTFAVGVLGLTAPGAYVPFALLGAFVLTVLVYTLGSFGRSGATPMKLTLAGVALGAAFTGFTTAIVLRDLGTLQVMRFWGVGSIGGRTLDQLAWAAPLIAVGLVIGLLCARSLNALALGDDLAQSLGARVRVTRVLVIIAVTVLAGTSVAAAGPIAFVGLMIPHVVRWFTGPDQRWVLTYSMVIGPTFLLAADILGRIVLPSGELRVGIVTALLGAPILIVLVRRRRVSGL
- a CDS encoding FecCD family ABC transporter permease produces the protein MSVDQRPLDRAATDRRTSEFTPVDHGRRLLRIDTARIAALIPVRSLVVCAVLVIVIVAAGLASMTIGAYEVDFPSVIRAIVDPASDPDIRQVVFEWRLPRVLFAVLCGAALALAGGIFQSLTRNPLGSPDIIGFGVGAQFGVTLMMVVLELNTYMFKAVGALVGGLFTALLVYVLASKNTLSSFRLIIVGIGVSAGLGSLTSWILISVSVEKAMMAATWGAGSLASLGFDQLIPAAIVFAVVTLASLPLNRTLPVLEMGDDAATALGVSPGRTRLGAMVFGVALVALVTAAAGPISFIALAAPQISQRLTRSNTPMGTAPVMLTGAALVVVSDAVAQLVAVPVGVVTVSVGGLYLAWLLAAQYARRT
- a CDS encoding ABC transporter ATP-binding protein; amino-acid sequence: MTTSLLARDITLSYGDTPIVSGLSLQVPDDSFTIIIGPNACGKSTLLRGFARLLRPSTGAVLLDGAELRTLKPKEAARRLGLLPQSSIAPDGITVADLVGRGRFPHQSALRTWSTADERAVSEAMAATGVTDLSRRLVDELSGGQRQRVWVAMALAQQTKHLLLDEPTTFLDIAHQIDLMELFADLHRSGTTLVAVLHDLNHAARYATHLVAMRDGEIVAQGDPREIITAELVEAVYDLPCRVITDPVAGTPLVLPLGRRTP
- a CDS encoding ABC transporter transmembrane domain-containing protein — protein: MTVTPRRLFAIALTSQGRGLTLTAATTLLVVHSLAEATIPVLIGATIDRAVLPSDPLALALWLGVLAGTFLVLTASYQAAARLMVGVYGYGEQALRHLTLSRMLRPRLSRRAVTPGEALTFVTSDTYRVAGVAWSVAQQCATIAAIIGAALAMLVISPIATLVVFASTVAMMGVMRMVSRPLERRGSVEQHAATEAGAVAADFMAGFRVLVGIGAREEAVRRHVAASDTSRIAATAAGRSLASYEAVSSLLAAVATTALAGLSAWFAAEGQISIGELVTVLGLAQFLSGSLAHAGSFPSNWIHKLASAKRLAEMINADDLLDAPSAAPPLDGEREVVNRAANGVALAFRPGPEGSERIEVRTGELLGIRPSDSDTARALSRLLGLRIPPERGRVSVSVDGTLRDLRDLDAADYRRHVVALPHRHTITTGTLREAVRGQGAADDPQPDLIGAAALRDTIAEAGGWHAQVGESGRRLSGGQRQRIGIARALHTDAAVVVLDEPTSAVDAITEAHIARALSQLDRTTIVISTSPTLLAACDRVVDLSDEGSEARHD
- a CDS encoding ABC transporter ATP-binding protein, whose translation is MTDAQTPLLPIATGARVLIVIRMLLRRHRRRSVGTALLFLAASALGVVLPACLGRIVDAVSTDAGIAVVVGWVAGAGAGAIAAALVMLWAARVLTGLVQDVLADLREDVFASAMRLPVSTVDDGETADLLSRVTGDVDAVAEAGGDVVPVLLSAGFAIGVSLVALTALDPWLALAGIASVPFYLLGTRAFLRRSRVVFREVRVREAARSQAVLEAVEGIETLTALNEQDHALQRVSTRAEDSIRTQIEGVRVRNRLFRWLNGGELVGLGAILAAGFVLQANGAITVGMVTTAALLFHRLFDPVGQLIFGLDDIQRAAIGLARLVGVIDLAPGKSGSGSDAGALPASSVGVDLHDVGYRYPTTGRGVSGVTLRIEPGTTTALVGSSGSGKSTLARVIAGHHPPTSGHVRFEPQATTPYYVSQELHQFRGTIADNLRLVAPDAGHDEMVAVLVAVGAEWALASLTSADEGAPLDEGRIQQLAIARALLADPAVVILDEATADVGLHHRDAVEDAIRVLSRDRTTVLIAHRLEPVSTAEQIVAFADGRAVQRGTHDELLVTDGLYRSFWLAQSGGKASSRRTMPAPAGACSPTSDSATLDQVASEAEDVVSQ